The DNA sequence TATGTGAAAACATGATTTATGACAGACAAGGCATAAGGAGTGTATGGGAAAAGGATATACTCTATTCAAAATGGTGCTGAGACAATTGACTGTCCTTATGGAGGAAACAATTTGACCCTAGTCTCACACAACACACAAAAGTAAATTCCAGACAGCTCTTTCCTCAAATCCTTTCCAACTGAGCTGCATCTGTGAGTATAACTCCTGTGTTAAGTTGAGCACCcaagctcaggcctgtaatcttagctactcaggaggcagagaccaggaggattgcagttcaaagccaactgggGGCAAATAGACTTCAAGAtcgtatcttgaaaaaactcatcacaaaaaagggctggcacagtggctcaagtggtaagagtgcatgacttaaaagcatgagaccctgagttcaaaccccaaaaagaCTTCCAGGTTAGCAAGTTGGCGGCCCCCCCCCCCTTTTCAAACTGGGTAAACTGTGCCTAGGATGCACATTAGTTTTAGTCATGGATCCCTTTCCTGATGTCAAGGGAACCAAATTATTAATCAAAAAATTGTTCAGTTAATATGGGATCAAAACAAACTGTCAAGTATACCCAGAATTTCCTCCCTCAGGGCTTTTCTGTCTGGTGGGCTCCTCTCCTGGTCCACAGTGGTTTCCTTCACACCAAGTGCCATCTGGGATGTCACCTCCCCAGAGGCCTTCCTTGACCACCCTATCTGAAGATGGAGCCTGTCACTGTTACATCACACTGTTTATCTCACCTCTTTCAATCTGTCATCAttatactttctctctctcccactagCCTTCACCTGTAGGAGAGCAGTGACCCTGATAGCTATGGACATAAACCCACAATCCATGAGGcttacacagttttttttttaattcaatttattggcaatattttaaaaattaagatataaacACACAGATTTCCAGACACACATGAAGAAGGTGTAATACAGTGGATCAGAGAGGGCAATCACTACAGCCTCTAGTTCTCACCCCACCCCCCCTATCCTACACATCACACTTGGCTTTCTGTCCTTTTGCTGCCTAGCTCCTGGAGGCCTTTGGATCTAAAGCCCTGTGTCTTGTTACCACTCGCCCCTGCAACTAAATGTGATTCAACAGATAAGCTGAGAGATGGGGCTAGgagtacagctcagtggcagagcacttacctaacatgcatgaggccctaggttcaatacctacctccacaaggaaaaaaagaaaaagaaaaagttaaaaaatataaataagctgagaaagcaagaaagattAATGGCTTTGAAGGAAATTTTTCATCTAAGTTCTGGGAAGGCTCTACTCCACACAACCCTTATAACACAAAGGATAACCTTTGGTGCCTGAATTCTGGGGAAGGGAGTTGTTCCTGAATCAGTTACTCTCCCTTGAACTCATGCTAGTGAGCTAGACACAATCTTTCCTTAGGTGGATTAACCTAACCTAAATGAGAATTTTTAGATTAAGTTAACCCATTTTTACAATACATTAAATGATAACCTAAACTATGAGAGTAAGGTTTTGATTGCATTTATCTTGAGTAAATTATCAGAGTGCCGCCCTAATTCTCTGAATGGGTGTTAGGGTGGGTAAGTAGGTGGGTATGATACAGCTGGGATTTATCTAGTTTGGGAAAATCACTATCTAAATCCTCTCTGAGGAATGCCAAACCAACCCCACGAAAAACCCCCTTCTTGGAGCAGATAAGACTGCAAACAGGGTCAACAAGGAGGAACTTGCCAGTGGACATAATGCGCAGGCGCACTCGAAACCTCCACCAGTTTCTTGGCCGCCCAGATCGCGTCCACCCACACTGCGCAGGCGCACCAAGAAGAACcaccctttccctccccctcccacctctcCCGAGTCGAGAGGACGCCCTCTCGCAGCATAGTCCTGCGCAAGCGCCGTGCCGCGTCCCCGCCCCCAGACCAATAGGAAGGGGCGAAGCCCCGGTGCTTGGGCGCACGACGCTATGGGTGGGGTCGGGACGTGAGGGCAGCGCGCTGGCGTCACAGAGGCGGCTATATAAGTGAATACAGGCGCCGCCCCTCGGCCCCAGTCACTGAGCCGCCGCCGAGGACTCAGCTGCCTCCCCCTCGAGCCCCCTTGCTTCCCGACGCTCCGTTCCCCCCTGCCCGCCTTCTCCCGCAGCCGCCTTCCGCAGGCCGTTTCCACCGAGGAAAAGGAATCGTATCGTATGTCCGCTATCCAGAACCTCCACTCTTTCGGTAAGCCAGGGGAAGGTCGCGGGTTCGGGTGGGACAGCGAGGAGTTCCGGGCCCGGAGGTGCGGCTCGAGAAAAGCAAGTGCTCCGGACTTTGGTAACCTCGGACGGAAGAAAGGTGTCCGGGCTCGCGAGGTCAAGACCTGGGTCCTCGGGGTCGGCCCCTATTTGCGACCGGAAGGAGCAGGCGGGAGGTCAGCCCTTGAGTGGGCCTGGCGTTTCGGGTGGCGCATTTTCTAATGGCTCCTGGCCCTCCTCGGGCCACACCCGCCCCTCTTTCCACCCCTGCGTCACGTCCGATACGTCACCGCCGTTGTCACGGAGCCGGGAGGGAAGGGCGGTGCCAGCCTTAAGTGACAAGAACGCGCGCCAATGGGGGTGGGAGGCTTGGTCCCGCCTTGGGAGCCAGAGTTCCGGCCGGTTGCATCAGCCGGGTGGGGCACTGCCCGCTCCCTGGCACGTGATCGGCTGCGGAGGAAGGGAGGGCGGGCCTTGGGCGGGAGGTCTGGGCTTTCTCCGGGCCTGGGGAAGCTGGCCGTCCTGGACTGACCTGTTCGGGGAAAGCCAACAAAATGCATCTGACCTGACACGATTCTGAAGACCTCGGTACTGGTACCTTCACGCGCAAAAGATGCAGCGGGAGGGTAGGAGTGGCAGCTGCGCCACAACAAACAGCCCAAAACAAGCTTAACCTTTTCTTCCCAGACCCCTTTGCTGATGCAAGTAAGGGTGATgacctgcttcctgctggcactgAGGATTATATCCATAtaagaattcaacagagaaacgGCAGGAAGACCCTTACTACTGTCCAAGGGATCGCTGATGATTACGATAAAAAGAAACTAGTGAAGGCGTTTAAGAAGGTAGGTCTAAAATGATACTGTAGGAAAATCAGTTTGTCCACAAGGGagtacacacacataccccaaaaGAGATTGTTAAATGCTGTCGTGATGTTGCTTTGCCTAGTTAAGTGTTTTGTTCCCTTTTTGCTTGCAGAAATTTGCCTGCAATGGTACTGTAATTGAGCATCCAGAATATGGAGAAGTAATTCAGCTACAGGGTGACCAGCGCAAGAACATATGCCAGTTCCTGGTAGAGGTGAGTTCAGGCctgtgcaattttatttttaagcagaCACAAAAGTTAGTTTTGTGAAACTATAAACAAAATAGCAGTtgaattttgaagtattttgacaaacttaaaaataaaccaaagcccTGTTGTGTCCTGGTTCTTGATATGGTTGAAGAGATTTCTGGAACTTGATCCCCATCCTCACACACCTGAATTTATAATCTTGGGGAGGCACAGAATGTTCAAGAGGGTAATTTTTTCTTCACTAAGTGTCCTCAGTTGAACCATTGTGTTTATAAGGATTGATGTGTGCACCCTAGCTGTTGAGTCATCTTGCCTGGTGTAGGAGGAAGACCAATTGTTGCCATCAGAAGTGGAGAGTTAACCTTCTTGTCCCCTTTTaaaattttgcccttttctctttgCAGATTGGACTGGCTAAGGACGATCAGCTGAAGGTTCATGGGTTTTAAGTGCTTGTGGCTCTCTGAAGCTTAAGTGAGGATTTCCTTGCAATGAGTAGAATTTCCCTTCTGTCCCTTGTCACAAGTTTAAAAACCTCATAGCTTGTATAATGTAACCACTTGGGGTCCGCTTTTAACTTGGACTAGTGTAACTCCTTCATGCAATAAACTGAAAAGAGCCATGCTGTCTAGTCTTGAAGTCCCTCATTTAAACAGAGGTCAAGCAGTAGGCGCCTGGCAGTGTCCATCCTGAAACAAAGCAATAACGGTAATGTTTCAGCCATGCCCAGAACCCCAAGATCAAAGAAGGCTATGTCTGGCCAGAAGTTTTTCAATCTTCCCTCTGCAAAGCCCCCTGCCCTAAGAGAATGTCACCATTTGAATAACCTACAGTGATCAAGAGAGGATGGGGTAAGCCAGCAACAGCAGCTGTGCCACTAGAGGGAGTCTTAAGTAGTAGAGTCCCTGGTGTCTCTAATCTGACCAGGCCATCTTCCCTCCAGTGAGGTGGTAGGACATCTTGTTCACCACTAAGTCATCTTTTTGGCCATACATATCCTATCTAAGGGATATCCAAACAACAATGTGAGGCCAGCCTAATACAGTTAAACTTCTGACAAGGGAACAAATACCAGACTGATTCTGTCAGTCATGTAGCTAGCTGTAGAGCTTTTGGCTTATTAGCAACAGCTGCCCAAGGCCACATGAAGTAACAAactggtttttggttttcttttcccttccagttTTAATGTTATGTAATGTATTTAAAcccttatttaaataaaacttgttttcaGAAATACCTGACTTGCAGATTCTACTTAATATATATcaagtatatgtatatgaatgaacCATAAAAGTAGGCTGTGGAGAGTACATCTCCACAGTCAGTCCTGCTGTCCATTAATCCGTGTCTTGACAGATACGTGGCCAAGCAGCCCAAGTGATGGAGTAGTTGGTGGGTTTCATTTCTCAGTGCCTGAGGAGGAACTTTTGTGGGGTGTTAGAAGGGAGCTGGGTTTGTTTGAGTCCCTCTGTAAGTCTTGGCTAAAAGGGCAATCAGagcctggcatagtggctcaagcctttaatcctaactactttggaGGGTAGGTCAAGAGAATcatggttgaaggccagcctgggcaagaaagatgagactcccatctcaaccagtttTCTAAAAACAGTGTGGGGAGAAGCTTATTCTTAAGATCCACAAACTCCTAGGTAGACAGGTGTACTGAACCAGGCAATGGGTATGTGGTTTAGACCTTTAATGTTGGAGGCTATTTCTGACACAGGACATGTCCAGGTGTCTTCTTAGGTCCATTCTGTTAAATAGGCAAAGTGTTCTCAGCACATGAATCTGGTTCCTGCATTTATTGCCAGCCTGTTTTGTAGGTAAGGGTCACACACTTGATACTGGAAGCCAGTGAGGAGGGCTGGTAGGGCTAAACCAGTGAACCTTTAGGCAAGGGCTACGCAGTCCTACAGTATGTgtttaataagattttttttttgtggtactggggcttgaattcagggcctataccttgaaccactctaccagcccttttttgtgatgggcttttttttttttttctttttttttttttttaataggtatTTTACATACAAGGATTCCCACTTTGTCCCCCACTGATTAGcctagactgcagtcctcctctgacaggtatataccacacccagcttaatcATTGAGATTAAAGTTTAACTTTGCTGTGTCTGGCCttgaatcctcccaatctctgcctcttgagtagctgggattataagtatctCCTGGAAAtggactttttttgtgtgatatgggtctgggatttgaactctgggcctcatgcttgctaggcaggcactctaccacttgagccactctgccaactccaGAAGTGAGTTTTTCCTAGAGGAACTCATAAAGCAAGCCTGGAGGCCAAATTGTAGAAGATCACCATCAGAGGTAGGCTGAAATGGCAAAAGGGAAGAGAATTCCCCTCTGCTGTGGTTGATCTGAAAAGCCTGGTCCTGTGCTAGGCTATTGCATCTTATGCTTTTTAAATACCTTTAGTtctccacccacagagtgggagaaaatgtttgccagctacacatcagacaaaggactgataaccaggatatatagggaacttaaaaaacaattctcccaaaactaatgaaccaataaagaaatgggcaagtgaactaaacagaactttctcaaaagaagaaattcaaatggccaaaaaacacatgaaaaaatgctcaccatctctagcaataaaggaaatgcaaattaaaaccacactaagattccacctcacccctgttagaacagccatgattagcaataccaccaccaacaggtgttgtcgaggattcggggaaaaaggaaccctcttacactgttggtgggaatgtaaactagtacaaccactctggaaaaaaatttggagactacttaaaaag is a window from the Castor canadensis chromosome 11, mCasCan1.hap1v2, whole genome shotgun sequence genome containing:
- the Eif1 gene encoding eukaryotic translation initiation factor 1: MSAIQNLHSFDPFADASKGDDLLPAGTEDYIHIRIQQRNGRKTLTTVQGIADDYDKKKLVKAFKKKFACNGTVIEHPEYGEVIQLQGDQRKNICQFLVEIGLAKDDQLKVHGF